In Bradyrhizobium erythrophlei, a single genomic region encodes these proteins:
- a CDS encoding TAXI family TRAP transporter solute-binding subunit, translating into MGVLTAAARNLFLYLSFFASLIAAMSWSHPSVAEGQRRAAAQTQAAATANSYEEKKRQANDIAVSVVVSGLSCTCARFTEDIRNVVNDLGPDGIRILPVLGVGGLQNVNDVLFLKNIDMGVVDEDNLRLLKQKDPVLYANIEQRIQYITKLYNSEFHVLARDEIKSYDDLRGKKVNFNLKDSQTEVTADTVFNALNIPVQRSYYDNDEAIKRLIAGDISAMIILTGAPQAALAKLKKEDGVHFLALDQESLPKRDLHDLFASYLPAEITHELYPNLVAEGTSVPTIANRALLVAYAWPENSEKYRKVAKFVDAFFSKIDQFNNTSRHPKWREVNLSADMPGWVRFKPAADWLAAHKNQPVSANSEGATGLSTVELRLAFDKFMQTYASASGGKELSARDREALFVRFKESLAGSKAQQANAH; encoded by the coding sequence ATGGGCGTCCTGACCGCAGCGGCTAGAAATCTCTTCCTGTATCTGTCGTTCTTCGCATCGCTGATCGCGGCAATGAGCTGGTCGCATCCCTCCGTGGCCGAAGGCCAAAGGCGTGCCGCAGCTCAGACTCAGGCGGCGGCGACCGCCAACAGCTACGAGGAGAAGAAGCGCCAGGCCAACGATATCGCCGTTTCGGTCGTGGTATCCGGCCTCTCATGTACGTGCGCGAGGTTCACGGAGGACATCCGCAACGTCGTGAACGATCTGGGCCCGGACGGCATTCGTATTCTCCCGGTGCTTGGCGTTGGCGGACTTCAAAACGTCAACGACGTGCTGTTTCTCAAGAACATCGACATGGGCGTCGTCGACGAGGACAATCTTCGGCTTCTGAAGCAGAAGGACCCGGTGCTCTACGCCAACATCGAACAGCGCATCCAGTACATCACCAAGCTCTACAATTCCGAATTTCATGTTCTCGCCCGCGACGAGATCAAGTCCTACGACGATCTGCGTGGCAAGAAGGTCAACTTCAACCTGAAGGACAGCCAGACCGAAGTCACCGCCGACACGGTTTTCAATGCGCTCAATATTCCGGTACAGCGCTCCTATTACGACAACGACGAAGCCATCAAGCGGCTGATCGCGGGAGATATCTCGGCGATGATCATCCTGACGGGCGCGCCACAGGCCGCCCTTGCCAAACTGAAGAAGGAAGACGGTGTGCACTTCCTGGCGCTGGATCAGGAAAGCCTGCCGAAGCGCGACCTTCACGATCTGTTTGCCAGCTATCTGCCGGCCGAGATCACCCACGAGCTCTACCCGAACCTGGTCGCGGAGGGAACCTCGGTTCCGACCATCGCCAACCGGGCGCTGCTCGTCGCCTATGCCTGGCCGGAGAATTCGGAAAAGTACAGGAAGGTCGCTAAATTCGTCGATGCGTTCTTCAGCAAGATCGACCAGTTCAACAACACATCGCGGCATCCGAAATGGCGAGAGGTCAATCTTTCGGCCGATATGCCGGGCTGGGTGCGGTTCAAGCCCGCGGCTGACTGGCTCGCCGCCCACAAGAATCAGCCGGTGTCCGCCAATTCCGAGGGTGCGACCGGACTTTCCACCGTGGAGCTTCGGCTGGCGTTCGACAAGTTCATGCAGACCTACGCGTCGGCTTCCGGCGGCAAGGAACTCTCGGCCAGGGACCGCGAAGCGCTTTTCGTCCGCTTCAAGGAGAGTCTTGCCGGATCGAAAGCGCAGCAGGCCAACGCGCACTAG
- a CDS encoding phospholipase C, whose product MTFKFKNHWRTTTALCIASTIALAATTAYASGIGGLSNWDKRFHLNRFLKLVAELENGKNDNKGHDHGHEGQTASPIKHVIVLIGENRGLDHTFGVYKPKGKGETISNLLFKGIVNEDGTPGPNFSLAQQYSVGMQPSYYIGVPAAAKSPYNSVNTMPQPNTNGAPVAQSATGAPFQNVTEASVEKDMDPANLDILTTGFTGLPGGSLDTRIPGAGHLTGPFPLQGASINDDDYTGDTTHRFYQDWQQNDCSVANSTKSNTSGCLNDLFPFVMVTYSNGNSQGSSMGFYNAEQGEAPILKMLADRFTLGDNFHQSFHGGTGANHVMLGTGDAIYWSDGNGNPTTPPSSMIANPNPKPGTNNAYTADQAFSACADFTQPGVGPIVSYLNNLPYAAEPNCQANHYYMLDNTNPGYLPNGAPSGGNNLPPSSLRNIGDALIEKNISWAYYGGAYNAAVALSNDAVKNGSTNFGAFAATDLPNAIGVAYCQICNPFQYATSIMANPAVRTAHIKDTADLITAIHNNTLPSVSFGKPDGLLDGHPSSSKVDLFEAYALNVLQALDANPELKAETAVLITWDEAGGYWDSGFIQSIDYFGDGPRIPLLILSPYSTGGKVYHNYGDHVSILKFIERNWNLKPLTGRSRDNLPNPTFKKNNAYVPTNSPALADLFDAFDFDKAVNINYTE is encoded by the coding sequence ATGACTTTCAAATTCAAGAATCACTGGCGAACCACCACGGCGTTGTGCATCGCTTCGACGATCGCGCTCGCTGCCACCACGGCTTATGCCTCCGGTATCGGCGGCCTCAGCAACTGGGACAAGCGTTTCCACCTCAACCGCTTCCTCAAGCTCGTTGCCGAACTCGAGAACGGCAAGAACGACAACAAGGGCCACGATCATGGCCACGAGGGGCAGACCGCTTCTCCGATCAAGCACGTGATCGTGCTGATCGGTGAAAACCGCGGGCTCGATCACACCTTTGGTGTCTACAAGCCGAAGGGCAAGGGCGAGACCATCTCCAACCTGCTCTTCAAGGGCATCGTCAACGAAGACGGGACGCCCGGCCCGAACTTCTCGCTGGCGCAGCAGTACTCGGTCGGCATGCAGCCGTCGTACTACATCGGTGTTCCGGCGGCCGCCAAGTCGCCCTACAACAGCGTCAACACGATGCCGCAGCCGAACACCAACGGTGCGCCGGTGGCTCAGAGCGCGACCGGAGCTCCGTTCCAGAACGTGACCGAAGCCAGCGTCGAAAAGGACATGGATCCGGCGAACCTCGACATCCTGACCACCGGCTTCACCGGCCTGCCGGGCGGCTCGCTCGACACCCGCATCCCGGGCGCCGGCCATCTGACCGGACCGTTCCCGTTGCAGGGTGCGTCGATCAATGACGACGACTACACCGGTGACACGACACACCGCTTCTACCAGGACTGGCAGCAGAACGATTGCAGCGTCGCCAACTCGACGAAGAGCAATACCTCGGGCTGCTTGAACGACCTGTTCCCGTTCGTGATGGTGACCTACTCCAACGGCAACAGCCAGGGCTCTTCGATGGGCTTCTACAACGCCGAGCAAGGCGAAGCTCCGATCCTGAAGATGCTGGCTGACCGCTTCACCCTGGGCGACAACTTCCACCAGTCGTTCCATGGCGGCACCGGCGCCAACCACGTGATGCTGGGCACCGGCGATGCGATCTACTGGAGCGACGGCAACGGCAACCCGACCACGCCGCCCTCGAGCATGATCGCCAACCCGAACCCGAAGCCGGGCACGAACAACGCGTACACGGCCGACCAGGCGTTCAGCGCTTGCGCCGACTTCACCCAGCCCGGCGTCGGACCGATCGTGTCCTACCTGAACAATCTGCCCTATGCGGCGGAACCGAACTGCCAGGCCAACCACTATTACATGCTCGACAACACCAACCCCGGCTATCTGCCGAACGGTGCGCCGTCGGGTGGCAACAACCTGCCTCCGTCGTCGCTTCGCAACATTGGCGATGCGCTGATCGAAAAGAACATTTCGTGGGCCTACTACGGCGGTGCCTATAATGCTGCCGTGGCGCTCTCGAACGACGCGGTCAAGAACGGCTCGACCAACTTCGGCGCGTTCGCCGCCACCGATCTGCCCAACGCGATCGGCGTTGCCTACTGCCAGATCTGCAATCCGTTCCAGTATGCGACCTCGATCATGGCCAATCCGGCCGTGCGCACGGCGCATATCAAGGACACTGCCGATCTGATCACGGCTATCCACAACAACACGCTGCCTTCAGTGTCGTTCGGCAAGCCGGACGGTCTGCTTGACGGTCATCCGTCGAGCTCGAAGGTCGACCTGTTCGAGGCCTACGCTCTCAACGTGCTGCAAGCGCTGGATGCCAATCCGGAGCTGAAGGCCGAGACCGCGGTGCTCATCACCTGGGACGAAGCCGGCGGATACTGGGACTCGGGCTTCATCCAGTCGATCGACTACTTCGGCGACGGACCGCGTATCCCGCTCCTGATCCTCTCGCCGTACTCCACCGGCGGCAAGGTCTATCATAACTACGGCGACCACGTTTCGATCCTGAAGTTCATTGAGCGCAACTGGAATCTGAAGCCGCTTACGGGCCGCAGCCGCGACAACCTGCCGAATCCGACGTTCAAGAAGAACAATGCGTATGTGCCGACCAACAGCCCGGCGCTCGCTGACCTGTTCGACGCGTTCGATTTCGACAAGGCGGTCAACATCAACTACACCGAGTGA
- a CDS encoding EfeM/EfeO family lipoprotein gives MIGKSVALSLLLVTLVCARNAQAGVLDDAAERYRPYAIEGIGSALSGARDLRARVAAKDLSGARKAWLSARAGWERSEVFTAGFVPELDALIDAWPNADSGFHTIEAKLFGAGQTDVEADTDALVRNLDELHGKLRNMALPPQGLLDGTVRLAYEIGESKADGGEARISGTSLEDMRNNLAGVEFAYRTVFEGALKAADAGLAESVTRRIEQLKTIVAARDLPHVDVRALRRSSEELVVALQAASVKLGLRRPTLEAQSR, from the coding sequence ATGATTGGTAAGAGTGTGGCGCTGAGCCTCCTGCTCGTGACGCTTGTCTGCGCGCGAAACGCGCAAGCGGGCGTGCTCGACGACGCGGCCGAGCGCTATCGTCCCTATGCGATTGAAGGAATCGGGTCGGCGTTATCGGGCGCGCGCGATCTTCGCGCGCGTGTCGCTGCGAAAGATCTGTCAGGCGCGAGAAAAGCCTGGCTGTCGGCGCGGGCGGGGTGGGAACGTTCGGAAGTCTTCACCGCGGGCTTCGTGCCGGAACTCGACGCGTTGATCGATGCCTGGCCCAATGCCGACAGCGGTTTCCACACCATCGAGGCCAAACTGTTCGGCGCCGGCCAGACCGACGTCGAGGCCGACACTGACGCGCTGGTCAGGAATCTCGACGAGCTTCACGGCAAGCTCCGCAATATGGCGCTTCCGCCGCAAGGCCTGCTCGATGGCACGGTGCGGCTCGCTTATGAGATCGGCGAGAGCAAGGCGGATGGCGGCGAAGCGCGCATCAGCGGCACCTCGCTCGAGGACATGCGCAATAACCTCGCCGGCGTCGAATTCGCCTATCGCACGGTTTTCGAAGGTGCCCTCAAGGCCGCCGACGCAGGCCTTGCGGAGAGCGTGACCAGGCGGATCGAGCAGCTCAAGACCATCGTCGCGGCGCGCGATCTTCCGCATGTCGATGTCCGGGCGCTGCGGCGCTCCAGCGAGGAACTTGTGGTCGCACTTCAGGCGGCTTCCGTCAAACTCGGACTGCGCCGGCCGACGCTGGAGGCTCAATCGCGATGA
- a CDS encoding cytochrome c peroxidase, with product MSFRWLSGAAAIAFLIAGLHGRVLAFPVDGDQTTLPAKTELNEDALSRPREVFHSEITGRRSDLIKLGNLAFSSPSILGPVAQQAGISCETCHVNGAGNAKFFMPKMSTRPGNFDTTGALFNPKADNAVLDPVRIPSLRGARYLAPYGADGRLASLRDFVRNVIVNEFAGAEPSPAIVDAIVAYIHDIDFLPNPNLGPGGRLVGKISESERRGEALFSRPFPHDAGMSCAACHVPSAAFVDHQQHDVGTGGLFKTPTLRNADFNAPYFHDGRFDTYGQVVAHFDKVFDLGLSAQDQKDLVAYLTAVGDGLMPYEPGGAGASLKEIGDFASLLGRAIPAGDKDVVSLAVDTIGGELRELTEQYPDRKDTSVAGGEAERANARAALKEAVLLLRRIDMAVGDGRTADALADYQNYRSFMAAAVPSMLAYAEPFSLFNAAVHDRHYGALRQVMQSKHMSQ from the coding sequence ATGAGCTTTCGCTGGTTAAGCGGCGCCGCCGCAATTGCTTTCCTGATCGCTGGTCTTCACGGGCGTGTTCTGGCGTTCCCGGTCGATGGCGACCAGACGACGTTGCCAGCAAAAACCGAGCTGAACGAGGACGCGCTGAGCCGTCCGCGCGAGGTCTTCCATTCCGAGATTACGGGCCGCCGGTCGGATCTGATCAAGCTCGGCAATCTGGCGTTCTCGTCGCCTTCGATCCTCGGACCCGTCGCGCAGCAGGCGGGCATCAGTTGCGAGACCTGCCATGTCAACGGCGCCGGCAACGCAAAGTTCTTCATGCCGAAAATGTCGACGCGTCCGGGGAATTTCGACACCACCGGCGCGCTGTTCAATCCGAAGGCGGACAATGCCGTGCTCGACCCCGTGCGGATTCCGAGCTTGCGCGGCGCCCGCTATCTCGCACCCTACGGCGCCGACGGCCGCCTGGCCTCGCTCCGTGACTTCGTTCGCAATGTCATCGTCAATGAATTTGCCGGCGCCGAACCGTCGCCTGCGATCGTCGACGCCATCGTCGCCTATATCCACGACATCGATTTTCTGCCGAACCCCAACCTTGGTCCGGGCGGCCGGCTGGTCGGCAAGATCAGCGAATCGGAACGGCGCGGGGAGGCGCTGTTCTCAAGACCGTTCCCGCACGACGCGGGCATGAGTTGCGCGGCCTGCCACGTTCCGTCCGCCGCCTTCGTCGACCACCAGCAGCATGACGTCGGCACCGGCGGATTGTTCAAGACGCCGACGCTGCGCAATGCCGATTTCAACGCGCCATATTTTCACGACGGCCGTTTCGACACCTATGGTCAGGTGGTCGCTCACTTCGACAAGGTATTCGACCTTGGCCTGTCGGCGCAGGATCAAAAGGACCTCGTGGCCTATCTCACGGCGGTCGGTGACGGGTTGATGCCCTATGAGCCCGGCGGCGCCGGCGCTTCCCTGAAAGAAATAGGCGACTTCGCAAGCCTGCTCGGCCGTGCGATTCCCGCAGGCGACAAGGACGTCGTTTCGCTCGCGGTCGATACGATCGGCGGCGAACTGCGCGAACTGACCGAGCAATATCCAGATCGCAAGGACACCAGCGTCGCCGGTGGCGAAGCCGAACGCGCCAACGCGCGTGCCGCGCTCAAGGAAGCCGTGCTGCTGCTTCGTCGGATCGATATGGCGGTCGGCGACGGTCGCACCGCGGACGCGCTGGCCGACTATCAGAACTATCGATCTTTCATGGCCGCCGCCGTTCCTTCGATGCTGGCCTATGCCGAACCGTTCTCGCTCTTCAACGCCGCGGTGCATGACCGGCACTACGGGGCCCTCCGTCAGGTCATGCAGTCGAAACACATGTCGCAGTAG
- a CDS encoding rhodanese-like domain-containing protein has protein sequence MKTMRAFAGGLIVLLMACGNAHAFDAAAVPDIKRTKLGMYLSSQEAAKLVDQNTSKALFLDIRTPAEVAFLGMPAQADANVPYMKEPDFPAWDGAKATLKLELNPDFLPEVRHRLAAKGLKATDTIVLICRSGDRSAAAANLLAEAGFKNVYSVVDGYEGDLAKDGPKAGLRAVNGWKNAGLPWSYKLDKAKMYKLEN, from the coding sequence ATGAAAACAATGAGAGCTTTCGCTGGTGGGTTGATCGTCCTGCTGATGGCTTGCGGAAACGCGCACGCGTTCGATGCAGCTGCGGTGCCGGATATCAAGCGCACCAAGCTTGGGATGTATCTCTCGTCGCAGGAAGCGGCAAAGCTCGTGGATCAGAACACCTCAAAGGCGCTGTTCCTCGACATACGCACACCGGCGGAGGTCGCGTTCCTGGGGATGCCTGCGCAGGCGGATGCCAACGTCCCCTACATGAAGGAACCCGATTTTCCGGCCTGGGACGGCGCGAAGGCAACGCTGAAGCTTGAACTCAATCCTGATTTCCTGCCCGAGGTTCGTCACAGGCTGGCGGCAAAAGGTCTGAAAGCGACCGACACCATCGTATTGATTTGCCGCTCCGGCGACCGCAGCGCGGCTGCGGCCAATCTGCTGGCCGAGGCGGGATTCAAGAACGTCTATTCGGTTGTCGATGGATATGAAGGCGATCTCGCCAAAGACGGGCCCAAGGCCGGGCTGCGCGCCGTCAACGGATGGAAGAATGCCGGATTGCCGTGGTCCTACA